Proteins encoded within one genomic window of Argiope bruennichi chromosome 7, qqArgBrue1.1, whole genome shotgun sequence:
- the LOC129976439 gene encoding ESX-1 secretion-associated protein EspI-like, translated as MNQNGKKMIPTVGYFYWIFKCFGYNRYFDCLGKICCYCCCCRVSEPHTLKPSTLESSPMPSTPEPPTQQHPIPGSSTLESKPMPSPPEPPTQQHPISGPSTLESKPMPSPPELSILQQLLSEPSTLESNSMLSKVPPTRQPPISEPQAVESRSMPLFRMTPAVEPPTIESITIPPFRMTPAAEPPTIESISIPSSPSYQPRSMRPHHRFHSHLL; from the exons ATGAACCAGAATGGAAAAAAGATG ATTCCTACGGTCGgctatttttattggatttttaagTGCTTTGGTTATAACAGATATTTTGACTGCTTGGGAAAAATCTGCTGCTACTGCTGTTGCTGCAGAGTTTCTGAACCCCATACTTTAAAGCCATCAACCTTAGAATCAAGTCCGATGCCATCAACTCCAGAGCCACCGACTCAACAGCATCCGATTCCAGGGTCATCAACTTTAGAATCCAAACCGATGCCATCGCCTCCAGAGCCACCGACTCAACAGCATCCAATTTCAGGGCCATCAACTTTAGAATCCAAACCGATGCCATCACCTCCAGAGTTATCAATCTTGCAGCAACTGCTTTCAGAGCCATCAACATTAGAATCTAATTCGATGCTATCAAAGGTGCCACCAACTCGTCAACCTCCGATTTCAGAACCCCAAGCTGTAGAATCCAGGTCAATGCCATTATTTCGAATGACTCCGGCTGTAGAACCACCAACTATCGAATCCATTACGATTCCACCATTTAGAATGACTCCGGCTGCAGAACCACCAACTATAGAATCCATTTCGATTCCATCGTCTCCAAGCTACCAACCCCGCAGCATGCGGCCCCATCATCGGTTCCATAGTCACCTATTGTAG